A genomic region of Amphiura filiformis chromosome 6, Afil_fr2py, whole genome shotgun sequence contains the following coding sequences:
- the LOC140154336 gene encoding LOW QUALITY PROTEIN: protein ANKUB1-like (The sequence of the model RefSeq protein was modified relative to this genomic sequence to represent the inferred CDS: inserted 1 base in 1 codon), producing MSTSIRVFTCYNKERQLIDVENTDTVTSVKLKVQDVFQIDTNDRGQKKFIVLTYQGSELDNDWILQDVGINVGATLRVSLRAEIKPKLHVYCAFNDETIDILEEIDFEQTTVALLKCMITRRIGLPVTVYRLVTSDGREMFDANTMEQYQIKFGETVKMKTWDGWNELLKATLLGMSRHALHHLSHDDAVAKFQLRVMLFIAAHYGHMDLATTVLKQGIRPDEAVGDHPSKEWCVSPHIEAFRTPVHEAAEHGKISILRIFVHFNICCVTCKDGNGLTGLNIALRKQKREVALYLLTKQWSNVQFSALTLPLTIYAQVRKWCDRAKDRVLLVYGPSKSSTRYKNTTNQPGALSGQGVHVDGFTKSSMNSKKMKNVAFNDAASCARLQSAADTRLPRMCGVRTPALVNEYRLKIQNKKYGLDEYEDDDLPEARPRSKGVFESRPVLPQIKSCLQGPSKTKGGSAKSHRPRYLRSDTDSVLEFTHESERRTKSVKSTYIRTMGGAKSNTQGGISRAMSLAAPSTTMYGDLNFMVEKKEKERTKRXRAASMDSVIPLPSSSIDINPTRPFFHKVTEEKNLPRLTVDLYENLTGRTTWEQAIESLTIASTFKEKPWLSQVRMAMSLSKAHVKNAGKKKSIASNLASLKTPGRLPSPRKERDERHRHIPPVSG from the exons ATGTCAACGTCAATCCGTGTGTTCACCTGCTACAACAAGGAACGGCAGCTAATTGACGTTGAGAACACTGACACTGTCACTTCAGTGAAACTCAAAGTCCAAGATGTGTTTCAAATTGACACGAACGACAGAGGACAGAAGAAATTTATCGTTCTTACTTATCAAGGCTCAGAACTTGATAACGACTGGATCCTGCAGGATGTGGGTATCAATGTAGGTGCTACGCTGAGAGTAAGTCTACGAGCTGAAATCAAACCTAAATTACACGTGTATTGTGCTTTCAATGATGAAACCATTGATATATTGGAGGAGATTGACTTTGAACAGACAACTGTAGCTCTATTGAAGTGTATGATTACACGAAGGATTGGCCTTCCAGTAACCGTGTACAGACTAGTCACAAGCGATGGTCGAGAAATGTTCGATGCAAATACTATGGAACAATATCAAATCAAATTTGGTGAGACTGTTAAGATGAAGACTTGGGATGGGTGGAATGAACTTCTGAAAGCCACTCTCTTGGGTATGTCACGCCATGCTTTGCATCATTTATCTCATGATGATGCAGTCGCAAAATTTCAACTTCGAGTGATGCTCTTTATAGCAGCGCATTACGGTCACATGGATTTAGCCACAACTGTGTTGAAGCAAGGAATTCGTCCAGATGAAGCTGTTGGAGACCATCCGAGCAAAGAGTGGTGTGTGTCACCGCACATCGAAGCTTTCCGGACACCTGTTCATGAAGCCGCCGAACACGGCAAGATCAGTATTCTCAGGATCTTTGTACATTTTAACATTTGTTGCGTGACTTGTAAAGATGGCAACGGATTAACAGGACTAAATATCGCTTTACGGAAACAAAAAAGAGAAGTCGCCCTGTATCTCCTCACAAAACAGTGGTCTAATGTACAATTCAGTGCACTTACATTGCCATTGACTATATATGCACAAGTGAGAAAATGGTGCGATCGTGCAAAAGACAGAGTTCTCTTAGTATACGGACCATCCAAATCTAGCACTAGGTACAAGAACACAACGAATCAACCGGGTGCTTTGAGCGGACAAGGTGTTCATGTTGACGGCTTCACAAAAAGTAGCATGAACTCCAAAAAAATGAAGAACGTCGCCTTCAACGATGCCGCCAGCTGCGCGCGATTGCAATCGGCCGCCGATACGAGACTACCGCGAATGTGTGGGGTAAGAACACCGGCATTAGTCAACGAATACagacttaaaattcaaaacaaaaaatacgGACTGGATGAATATGAGGACGATGATTTACCGGAGGCAAGACCTCGAAGTAAGGGAGTGTTTGAATCTCGTCCTGTTTTACCGCAAATCAAGTCTTGTCTTCAAGGACCCTCTAAAACAAAAGGAGGGTCTGCTAAGTCGCATAGGCCGCGATATTTACGAAGTGACACGGACTCTGTGCTTGAATTCACGCATGAATCAGAGCGTAGGACTAAGAGTGTTAAAAGTACCTATATCCGTACCATGGGAGGAGCTAAGTCCAACACTCAAGGGGGTATTAGTCGTGCTATGTCTTTAGCAGCACCTTCTACAACTATGTACGGTGATCTTAACTTTAtggttgaaaaaaaagaaaaagaaagaactaaGC AAAGAGCTGCAAGTATGGACAGTGTTATACCATTACCGTCATCCAGTATTGATATCAACCCGACTCGACCATTTTTCCATAAGGTGACTGAAGAAAAGAATCTTCCTCGGTTAACTGTTGATTTGTATGAAAATCTTACGGGACGTACCACATGGGAACAAGCGATAGAGTCTTTAACCATTGCATCAACGTTTAAAGAGAAGCCATGGCTATCTCAAGTTAGAATGGCTATGAGTCTGTCAAAGGCACATGTGAAAAACGCGGGTAAGAAGAAATCCATTGCATCAAATCTTGCCTCACTGAAAACGCCAGGAAGATTGCCTAGTCCAAGGAAAGAGCGCGATGAAAGGCATCGACACATTCCACCAGTTTCTGGATAA